A part of Oncorhynchus clarkii lewisi isolate Uvic-CL-2024 chromosome 17, UVic_Ocla_1.0, whole genome shotgun sequence genomic DNA contains:
- the LOC139370860 gene encoding protein BTG2-like, whose amino-acid sequence MNQAYSSRSEIGPEVTAAATFVSRLLRTRGFLSEHQLHDFRDCLQQSLSEHYQNHWFPDRPQKGSGYRCIRMNHEMDPIIGRAAGRIGLTSDQLFALLPRELTLWVDPFEVSYRIGEDGSICVLYEAESLAPAAAPSPDPTHNCKNQFLIGGRTSPPKNYLMTVSS is encoded by the exons ATGAACCAAGCATACTCTTCTAGAAGTGAAATAGGCCCCGAAGTAACGGCCGCAGCAACCTTTGTTTCCAGGCTATTGAGAACAAGAGGCTTCCTGAGCGAACACCAACTCCATGATTTCAGAGATTGTCTTCAACAGTCATTATCAG AGCACTACCAGAACCACTGGTTCCCTGACAGACCACAGAAGGGCTCTGGCTACCGCTGCATCAGAATGAATCATGAAATGGACCCAATCATTGGCAGGGCTGCTGGTCGGATCGGACTTACTAGCGATCAGCTCTTTGCCCTCCTTCCCCGGGAGCTGACACTCTGGGTGGACCCTTTTGAGGTCTCTTACCGTATTGGGGAGGATGGCTCCATCTGTGTCCTCTATGAGGCAGAGTCCCTAGCGCCCGCAGCAGCCCCTAGCCCTGACCCCACACACAACTGCAAGAATCAGTTTCTGATCGGTGGCCGCACTAGCCCTCCGAAGAACTACCTGATGACTGTCTCGAGCTAG